The following are from one region of the Salirhabdus salicampi genome:
- a CDS encoding DUF368 domain-containing protein — protein sequence MGTSDLVPGVSGGTIAVVLGIYDRLIEAINGFFSREWKKHLGFLLPLGVGVITAVLLLSNLIDTLWEHYPNQTQFFFLGLIIGIIPYLIHKADYRNTFRSVHYILFLFATLLVASMAFLNENGVAQVMDITSSKVIFILFLSGILASMAMILPGISGSFILLLIGVYPTIIHVLSERHLFLISVVGVGVLTGIVACSKIVRFFLEHYYTSTYAVIIGLVVGSIFVIFPGFERNILPAVYSIITFGLGMVAATLLGKFEYK from the coding sequence GGGATTTACGATCGTCTCATTGAGGCGATTAATGGATTTTTTAGTCGTGAATGGAAAAAGCATCTAGGCTTCCTGCTCCCTTTGGGTGTAGGAGTTATTACGGCTGTATTATTGTTAAGTAACCTTATTGATACATTGTGGGAGCATTATCCAAACCAAACACAGTTTTTCTTTCTTGGATTAATTATAGGGATTATCCCTTATTTAATTCATAAGGCTGATTATAGGAATACGTTTCGATCTGTACATTACATCCTATTTCTTTTTGCCACTCTCCTTGTTGCATCTATGGCTTTTTTAAATGAAAATGGGGTAGCACAAGTGATGGACATAACAAGCAGTAAGGTCATTTTCATACTATTTTTATCTGGTATATTAGCGAGTATGGCGATGATCTTACCTGGAATAAGTGGGTCATTTATTCTTTTACTAATCGGTGTGTATCCAACGATCATTCATGTACTGTCAGAGCGACACCTTTTCTTGATTAGTGTTGTTGGGGTTGGTGTTCTAACGGGTATTGTTGCCTGTAGTAAGATTGTCCGCTTTTTTCTGGAACATTATTACACAAGTACGTATGCGGTCATTATCGGATTAGTTGTCGGGTCGATTTTCGTTATTTTCCCTGGATTTGAGCGCAATATTTTGCCAGCGGTCTATAGTATTATAACGTTCGGCTTAGGCATGGTTGCAGCTACCTTATTAGGAAAGTTTGAATATAAGTAA